The genome window GATATGTCAGCCGCCACCCGCTCTCAAGTAGTCGGGCTGCTCAACGCCACGCTGGCAACGACTCTGGACTTAAAAACTCAAGTCAAGCAAGCTCACTGGAACGTTAAAGGCATGGACTTCTACCAGTTGCACTTGCTGTTTGACGAAATGGCAACAGAACTCGAAGAATACGTTGATACGGTTGCCGAACGGGTTACAGCTTTGGGCGGTTTGGCTGTAGGAACAGCCCGCACAGCCGCCGCAGATTCGATTTTGCCAGAATTTCCTTTCGACATTTTAGACGGGAAAGAATACGTGACGGCTTTAGCCGATCGCTACGCACCCTACGCCCAACACCTGCGAGTCGCCATCAACAAAACAGGCGAACTCGGCGATGCCGATACAGCGGATCTGTACACCGAAATTTCGCGGACAATTGACAAGCGTTTGTGGTTCCTAGAAGCCCATTTGCAAGCTTCTGCGACAACTGCAACAGCCGCAGCCGAAAAAGTTGCCGTCAAATAGCCACATAAAAAGTTGTGGGGTGGGCGCCCGAGCCCGCCCCACAGATGTATTTCCTTAAGGCTCGTGACAGTTTACGATCGAGAATATGTCCATTTATTAATTTGGATGAATT of Oscillatoria nigro-viridis PCC 7112 contains these proteins:
- the dps gene encoding DNA starvation/stationary phase protection protein Dps, whose product is MTANNHKQHLYPTRIDMSAATRSQVVGLLNATLATTLDLKTQVKQAHWNVKGMDFYQLHLLFDEMATELEEYVDTVAERVTALGGLAVGTARTAAADSILPEFPFDILDGKEYVTALADRYAPYAQHLRVAINKTGELGDADTADLYTEISRTIDKRLWFLEAHLQASATTATAAAEKVAVK